One genomic segment of Gloeocapsa sp. PCC 73106 includes these proteins:
- a CDS encoding phosphoketolase, which produces MTIASTIPAFCQGIQYFASPELEEYGQQPAIASGKIAIESPREQKAVFQTLLAADALRYLTLQITASKASGHPGGFASITEAIASLIMLGYKNIITEVGHHAPGFYSSMFLDRSLETMGISTVTQLRERFREMHGLLGHLSGQIPGLLNPAGPLGQGQHFAMAGAKLHPGVLFPVTIGDGGLGEPYIMSSFAHFHTAYPEITNFLPILVWNGFSQEHHSMVSTKTNQEMIAYWQGNGFAEVILVNAKDFDDRNQPGEYVDSTEFSLPARLKFTQAVLEATDKAAQSALGGKLTVLIVKQLKGAGVHARGAKSHNLYGHHTLDNEEIITALKARALPIEAWQLVRTNFERAAGGPAASVVVTERELPLPELGELPLVEFPLKAEQKVATTVMGELVAHVGKKDPNFIVTNADGNAASGINNINVALKILHPTTDETYFQGPKGQVYEPLSEDACAGLAAASALFGARSLWCSYESFAINGLPIWQTVTQAMAELRRPTPATVALFTAGALEQGRNGWTHQRPEIENYFAAMMRNGNVFPLFPCDANSIQVCYQWALDSKNKGITITASKSPLPVLSTFAQTETALAEGGFMLQETKGKQMVVFAVIGDMTLIPVFEAATILENQGIGVRIISVISPRRLYRPTDVAWEESTQADGQFLDDSGFDRLFGGDALIGVTGGSSAMLEPVMLRSKSARDVFAWKRGETTASAAQIMAYNGLTGENLAKRAIELL; this is translated from the coding sequence ATGACGATAGCTAGCACAATTCCCGCTTTTTGTCAAGGTATTCAATACTTTGCCTCACCTGAATTAGAAGAATATGGTCAGCAACCAGCGATCGCTTCAGGAAAGATAGCTATTGAATCTCCAAGAGAGCAAAAAGCTGTATTTCAGACTTTACTCGCGGCTGACGCTCTACGTTACCTAACTTTACAAATTACTGCCAGTAAAGCCTCTGGACATCCGGGGGGATTCGCTAGTATTACAGAAGCGATCGCCTCGTTGATCATGCTGGGTTATAAAAATATTATCACCGAAGTAGGTCATCACGCACCGGGATTTTATAGCTCCATGTTTTTAGACCGTTCCCTCGAAACAATGGGTATCAGCACCGTCACCCAACTCAGAGAACGTTTTCGAGAAATGCACGGGCTTTTAGGACATCTTTCTGGTCAAATTCCCGGACTACTTAACCCCGCGGGTCCCTTAGGACAAGGACAACACTTCGCCATGGCTGGGGCTAAACTACATCCTGGTGTTCTCTTCCCCGTGACAATTGGAGACGGAGGCTTAGGGGAACCCTATATCATGAGTAGTTTTGCTCATTTTCACACGGCTTACCCAGAAATCACTAACTTTTTACCGATCTTAGTCTGGAATGGCTTTAGTCAAGAACATCACAGCATGGTTTCCACCAAAACCAATCAGGAAATGATCGCCTATTGGCAAGGTAATGGTTTTGCTGAAGTAATTTTAGTTAACGCCAAAGACTTCGACGATAGGAATCAACCTGGGGAATACGTAGATAGTACAGAATTTTCCCTACCTGCACGCCTAAAATTCACCCAAGCGGTATTAGAAGCCACAGACAAAGCCGCTCAATCCGCATTAGGTGGTAAGCTAACCGTGCTTATCGTCAAACAACTCAAAGGCGCTGGAGTTCATGCCCGTGGCGCTAAATCCCATAATCTCTACGGTCATCATACCCTAGACAACGAAGAAATCATCACCGCCTTAAAAGCACGAGCTTTACCCATAGAAGCTTGGCAACTCGTCAGAACCAATTTTGAACGCGCCGCAGGGGGACCCGCCGCATCTGTAGTAGTCACCGAACGCGAATTACCCCTACCTGAATTAGGAGAACTACCCCTAGTAGAATTTCCCCTCAAAGCAGAACAAAAAGTAGCAACCACCGTTATGGGTGAACTAGTCGCCCACGTAGGTAAAAAAGACCCCAACTTTATCGTTACTAACGCCGACGGTAACGCCGCTTCAGGTATCAATAATATCAACGTCGCTCTCAAAATCCTCCACCCCACCACCGACGAAACCTATTTCCAAGGTCCCAAAGGACAAGTTTACGAACCTTTGAGTGAAGACGCTTGCGCTGGTTTAGCCGCGGCTTCAGCCTTATTCGGTGCTCGTAGTCTTTGGTGCTCTTACGAATCTTTTGCCATCAACGGCTTACCCATTTGGCAGACCGTAACCCAAGCTATGGCTGAATTGCGTCGTCCTACACCCGCTACAGTTGCTCTTTTTACCGCAGGAGCTTTAGAACAAGGTCGCAATGGCTGGACACATCAGCGTCCGGAGATCGAAAATTACTTTGCAGCGATGATGCGCAATGGTAACGTTTTCCCTTTGTTCCCCTGTGACGCTAATAGCATTCAAGTATGTTATCAATGGGCTCTCGACTCTAAAAACAAAGGAATCACCATCACCGCGAGTAAGTCCCCTCTACCAGTACTATCTACCTTCGCTCAAACCGAAACCGCTTTAGCCGAGGGGGGATTTATGCTCCAGGAAACCAAGGGTAAACAGATGGTAGTTTTCGCCGTGATTGGGGATATGACTCTCATTCCCGTTTTTGAAGCCGCAACCATACTAGAAAACCAAGGTATCGGTGTACGCATCATCTCGGTGATTAGTCCTCGACGTCTCTATCGTCCCACTGACGTAGCTTGGGAAGAAAGTACTCAAGCCGATGGTCAGTTTTTAGATGATTCTGGGTTCGATAGATTATTTGGTGGAGATGCTTTGATTGGCGTCACTGGCGGTAGTAGCGCTATGTTAGAGCCTGTGATGCTACGCAGTAAATCTGCACGGGATGTTTTTGCTTGGAAACGAGGCGAAACCACCGCGAGCGCCGCTCAAATCATGGCTTATAATGGTTTGACAGGAGAAAATTTAGCTAAAAGAGCGATCGAGTTGTTATAA